One window from the genome of Rufibacter tibetensis encodes:
- a CDS encoding MFS transporter, with protein sequence MITAAPASTTYSFRFWMLCLSSFLFSASFNMIIPELPNFLTHLGGADYKGYIIGLFTLTAGLSRPFSGKLTDTVGRLPVMYFGVAVCILCSLLYPLLTTVFAFLLLRLIHGFSTGFTPTGEAAYIADIVPLERRGAAIGVFGLAGSLGLAAGPAIGGEFSRHFSLHALFYCSSAMALFSILVLVNLKETLPNPQKFKLGLLRIRKDEIFEPRVLPTFVVMLLTLSCYGAVLTVTPDFSQHLGIQNKGLFFTFYTVSSIGVRFLAGRASDRFGRVPILRVSTLMMAVSMVVLGLADSKAMFLGAAVLYGFGTGMNSPTLYAWAIDLSHPDRRGRAMATVYIALEAGIGIGAFASGWIYGNEIGAIPYVFWGAAALCFLAFLFVMLGKFQKRVEA encoded by the coding sequence ATGATTACCGCTGCCCCCGCTTCTACCACGTACTCGTTCCGTTTCTGGATGCTGTGCCTGAGTTCGTTTCTATTTTCGGCCAGTTTCAACATGATCATTCCGGAGTTGCCCAACTTCCTGACGCACCTGGGCGGGGCCGATTACAAAGGCTACATCATTGGTTTGTTTACCCTTACGGCCGGGCTTTCGCGCCCCTTCAGCGGGAAACTGACAGATACCGTGGGGCGTTTGCCGGTCATGTATTTTGGGGTGGCGGTCTGCATCTTGTGTAGTTTGCTTTACCCGCTGCTTACCACCGTTTTTGCGTTTTTGCTGCTGCGGCTCATTCACGGGTTCTCTACTGGTTTCACGCCCACGGGCGAAGCGGCGTACATTGCGGACATTGTGCCGCTGGAACGCAGAGGTGCGGCCATCGGGGTGTTTGGGTTGGCCGGAAGCTTAGGCTTGGCAGCTGGGCCAGCCATTGGCGGAGAGTTCAGCCGGCATTTCTCACTGCACGCACTCTTCTACTGTTCCTCGGCCATGGCGTTGTTTTCCATTCTGGTATTGGTGAACCTGAAAGAAACATTGCCTAATCCGCAGAAATTTAAGTTGGGCTTACTGCGCATCCGCAAAGATGAAATCTTTGAACCCAGGGTGCTGCCTACTTTTGTGGTGATGTTGCTTACGCTGTCCTGCTATGGCGCTGTGCTCACCGTTACGCCAGATTTCAGCCAGCACTTGGGTATCCAGAACAAAGGACTGTTCTTTACTTTCTATACCGTCTCTTCCATTGGCGTGCGGTTTCTGGCAGGTCGAGCCTCTGACCGCTTCGGCAGGGTGCCTATCCTACGCGTTTCCACATTAATGATGGCAGTGTCCATGGTGGTGCTGGGGTTAGCCGATAGCAAAGCAATGTTCCTGGGAGCGGCGGTTTTGTACGGTTTCGGAACTGGGATGAACTCGCCCACACTCTATGCCTGGGCCATTGACCTGAGCCACCCCGACCGCCGCGGCCGCGCCATGGCCACAGTGTACATTGCCTTGGAAGCCGGTATTGGCATTGGCGCTTTCGCCTCCGGCTGGATTTACGGGAATGAAATAGGCGCTATCCCTTATGTATTCTGGGGCGCTGCAGCCTTGTGCTTCTTAGCATTTTTGTTTGTAATGCTAGGCAAGTTTCAGAAGAGGGTCGAAGCCTAG
- a CDS encoding RNA polymerase sigma factor yields the protein MEVNKQFSAKAKHDFKLIQSAVEDGDEKAYAELMQIYKKPVYHVVLKMVRNADDAEDLTIEAFAKAFRNLHKFNPEYAFSTWLFRIATNNCIDFIRKNKIKTMSIDSAIKIDNGDEITIDFKDNNLNPQESAIKNQKIEIMQYIVSKLPDKYQRLVTLRYFDELSYEEIATELSAPLGTVKAQLHRARELLYDMVKNKKHLI from the coding sequence ATGGAAGTAAATAAACAATTCTCCGCGAAAGCGAAACACGATTTTAAACTGATTCAGTCAGCGGTGGAAGACGGGGATGAGAAAGCCTACGCCGAACTGATGCAGATTTACAAAAAGCCAGTTTACCACGTGGTTCTCAAAATGGTGCGCAACGCCGACGATGCTGAGGACCTCACCATTGAAGCCTTCGCAAAAGCCTTCCGTAACCTACATAAATTCAACCCGGAGTACGCATTTAGTACCTGGCTTTTCCGTATTGCTACGAACAACTGTATCGACTTCATCCGGAAGAACAAGATCAAGACTATGAGCATTGACTCAGCCATCAAGATCGACAACGGCGATGAGATCACCATTGATTTCAAAGACAACAACCTGAACCCGCAGGAGTCTGCCATCAAAAACCAGAAGATTGAGATCATGCAGTACATCGTGAGCAAACTGCCCGATAAGTACCAGCGCCTGGTAACCCTCCGTTACTTTGACGAGCTGTCTTACGAGGAGATTGCCACCGAACTCAGCGCCCCACTTGGAACCGTAAAGGCCCAATTACACCGCGCCCGTGAGTTGCTCTATGACATGGTGAAAAACAAAAAGCACCTGATCTAA
- a CDS encoding ABC transporter ATP-binding protein, whose product MAFWDNLFGKKPPGQGKPQLSVQQRVSALKHLPPFLKMVWKTNPRMAFINVVLRLFRAAVPLAVLYVGQLIIDEVVRLSQTNDKLLGYLFTLIAIEFGLAVLSDFLNRGIALIDGLLGDLFANQSSIRLMEHAAELDLDQFEDSAFYDKLERARRQTLSRTILMSQVLGQMQDILTMIFLAAGLIAFYPWLLLLLLIAVLPAFLGESHFNERSYSLVHGWTPERRELDYLRQTGASDDTAKEVKIFGLSGFLVDRFRTLSSQFYKDNEKLAIRRAGWGSVFAALGSAGYYGAYVYLLIQTVQGQVSLGQLTFLSGSFMRLRGLLESVLNRFTSVAEGALYLQDFFDFFELQPRIRRQASAPSFPKPIRHGFTFENVGFQYRNSEKWALRHLNFTLHAGEKLALVGENGAGKTTMVKLLSRLYDPTEGRILLDGIDLREYDPADLRREIGVIFQDFVRFQMSAGTNIAIGRIEEKENQPRIQTSAQQSLADTVIAKLPEGYDQVIGRRFNKGVDLSGGEWQKIALGRAYMRDAQLLILDEPTAALDARAEHEVFQRFAELTKGKTAVLISHRFSTVRMADRILVIENGQFVEMGSHEELIAKGTRYAELFRLQAKGYL is encoded by the coding sequence ATGGCATTTTGGGATAATCTATTCGGGAAGAAACCACCAGGGCAGGGGAAGCCGCAGCTTTCGGTGCAGCAGCGGGTAAGTGCTCTGAAGCATTTGCCTCCTTTCCTGAAAATGGTCTGGAAAACCAATCCGCGCATGGCGTTCATCAACGTGGTGCTTCGGTTGTTCCGGGCGGCCGTGCCATTGGCAGTGCTCTACGTAGGGCAACTCATTATTGACGAAGTGGTACGCCTTTCGCAAACCAACGACAAACTGCTGGGCTACCTTTTCACCCTCATCGCTATCGAGTTTGGACTGGCGGTGCTTTCTGATTTCCTGAACCGGGGCATTGCCCTGATAGATGGACTACTGGGCGATTTGTTTGCCAACCAGTCCTCCATCCGGCTCATGGAACACGCCGCCGAGCTGGATCTGGATCAGTTTGAAGACTCGGCTTTCTATGACAAACTCGAACGTGCGCGCCGCCAGACCCTGAGCCGGACCATTCTCATGAGCCAGGTACTGGGGCAGATGCAGGACATCCTGACCATGATTTTCCTGGCTGCCGGGCTCATTGCCTTCTACCCGTGGCTATTGTTGTTACTGCTAATTGCTGTATTGCCTGCCTTCCTAGGCGAGTCCCATTTCAACGAACGCAGTTACTCCCTGGTGCACGGCTGGACACCCGAGCGCCGCGAGCTGGATTACCTCCGCCAAACCGGGGCCAGCGATGACACCGCCAAGGAGGTAAAGATCTTCGGGTTGTCTGGCTTTCTGGTAGACCGCTTCCGCACGCTTTCAAGTCAGTTTTACAAAGACAACGAGAAATTGGCTATTAGGAGGGCTGGTTGGGGCAGCGTGTTTGCCGCCTTGGGTAGCGCCGGGTATTACGGGGCCTACGTGTACCTGCTCATCCAGACCGTTCAAGGGCAGGTTTCCTTAGGGCAACTCACCTTTCTGTCCGGTTCGTTCATGCGCTTGCGGGGTCTGCTGGAATCAGTGCTCAACCGGTTCACCAGCGTAGCAGAGGGCGCGTTGTACCTGCAGGATTTCTTTGATTTCTTCGAGCTGCAACCTCGTATTCGTCGTCAGGCTTCGGCGCCATCTTTTCCAAAACCTATCCGGCACGGTTTCACCTTTGAGAACGTGGGCTTTCAATACCGCAACTCAGAGAAATGGGCGCTCAGGCACCTCAACTTCACTTTACACGCGGGCGAGAAATTAGCCTTGGTAGGCGAAAATGGCGCCGGAAAAACCACCATGGTGAAACTGCTATCCCGCCTCTATGACCCTACGGAAGGACGCATTCTGCTGGACGGCATTGACCTGCGGGAATATGACCCTGCCGATCTGCGCCGGGAGATTGGCGTGATCTTCCAGGACTTTGTGCGGTTCCAGATGAGCGCGGGCACCAACATCGCCATCGGGCGGATTGAGGAAAAAGAAAACCAGCCTCGTATCCAGACCTCGGCCCAGCAAAGTCTCGCAGATACGGTCATCGCCAAACTTCCCGAAGGGTATGACCAAGTCATTGGCCGCCGCTTCAACAAAGGCGTGGATTTATCGGGGGGTGAGTGGCAGAAAATAGCGTTGGGACGGGCCTATATGCGTGATGCGCAGCTCCTGATTCTGGACGAACCCACCGCCGCCTTAGACGCTCGCGCCGAGCACGAAGTCTTCCAACGCTTCGCGGAACTGACCAAGGGCAAAACCGCCGTGCTTATCTCCCACCGCTTCTCCACCGTGCGCATGGCTGACAGGATTTTAGTGATTGAGAACGGCCAGTTCGTGGAAATGGGCTCGCATGAAGAACTCATCGCCAAAGGCACCCGCTACGCAGAGCTGTTCCGACTACAGGCGAAGGGGTATTTGTAG
- a CDS encoding serine O-acetyltransferase: protein MEESFLQRLWGLHQQNQLRIPTGLLCQFLNRLLQMLFPPLAEQPFRDAQALAQEATFLEQELESLLEGVQHISAFSAAETVDRFMGQLPNLHERLISDAQFILHEDPAARHIEEVMRSYPGFYGIAVYRIAHLLYKEGVPLLPRILTEFAHSRTGIDIHPGAQIDYPFCIDHGTGIVIGETTVIGKNVKLYQGVTLGALSVAKYMTDLKRHPTLEDNVIIYAGATILGGNTVIGAHSIIGGNVWLTESVPAYSRLYHRAQIKVSRSEAPEDILDFSI, encoded by the coding sequence ATGGAAGAATCATTTTTACAGCGGCTTTGGGGTTTGCACCAGCAGAACCAGCTTCGCATACCCACTGGTTTGCTTTGCCAGTTCCTGAACCGGTTGCTGCAAATGCTGTTTCCGCCGTTAGCGGAACAACCTTTCAGAGATGCGCAGGCCCTGGCCCAAGAAGCTACTTTTCTGGAGCAGGAATTGGAGTCTTTGTTGGAAGGGGTACAGCACATCAGCGCATTCTCGGCGGCCGAGACCGTAGACCGGTTCATGGGCCAATTGCCTAACTTACATGAGCGTCTTATTTCTGATGCTCAGTTTATTTTACATGAGGACCCGGCGGCCCGGCACATTGAGGAAGTGATGCGGTCTTACCCGGGTTTTTACGGCATAGCGGTGTACCGCATTGCGCATTTACTATACAAGGAAGGTGTACCGTTGTTGCCGCGCATCTTAACCGAATTCGCCCATAGCCGCACCGGTATTGACATTCACCCCGGAGCGCAGATTGATTACCCGTTTTGCATTGACCATGGCACCGGTATTGTCATAGGCGAGACTACCGTGATTGGGAAGAACGTGAAGTTGTACCAAGGCGTGACCCTGGGTGCCCTGAGTGTGGCCAAGTACATGACAGATCTCAAACGTCATCCTACTCTGGAAGACAACGTGATTATTTACGCCGGAGCTACCATATTGGGCGGTAATACAGTCATTGGTGCGCACAGCATTATTGGTGGTAACGTATGGCTCACGGAGAGCGTACCTGCTTATTCGCGGTTGTACCACCGTGCACAAATAAAAGTAAGCCGGTCCGAGGCGCCAGAAGACATCCTGGACTTTTCAATATAA
- a CDS encoding LURP-one-related/scramblase family protein — MQDIIFPLDFEFKITTFSNDFIVTDANGETISYVKQKLFKLVEEVNVFSDQSQSELLYSIRANKWIDFSAAYVFTNNIGQEIGRVARKGWASLWKAHYEVYDQNQQQDFTIREANAWVKVGDALLGQIPIVGVLTGYFFNPSYHVMRSDGTLIATLKKQRSFFGRHFTVTQESTFESGESVRILLSLMMMILLERRRG; from the coding sequence ATGCAAGACATTATATTTCCTCTCGACTTTGAATTCAAGATTACCACGTTCTCTAATGATTTTATAGTGACAGATGCTAATGGGGAAACCATCAGCTATGTGAAGCAGAAGCTGTTTAAATTAGTAGAGGAAGTAAATGTATTCAGTGATCAATCCCAGTCTGAACTGCTTTACTCTATTAGGGCAAACAAATGGATAGACTTCTCTGCTGCTTATGTCTTTACCAACAATATAGGGCAGGAGATAGGGCGGGTTGCCCGTAAGGGCTGGGCCTCTCTATGGAAAGCACATTACGAAGTGTATGATCAGAACCAGCAGCAGGATTTTACTATTCGGGAAGCAAATGCCTGGGTGAAGGTTGGGGATGCGTTGTTGGGGCAAATTCCTATTGTAGGGGTCTTGACAGGCTACTTCTTCAACCCGTCTTACCATGTGATGAGATCAGATGGTACACTAATAGCAACTTTGAAAAAACAACGATCGTTTTTTGGACGCCACTTTACCGTTACCCAGGAAAGCACCTTTGAGTCCGGTGAAAGCGTACGTATTCTTCTGAGTTTGATGATGATGATCCTGCTGGAAAGACGCCGAGGGTAA
- the rsmG gene encoding 16S rRNA (guanine(527)-N(7))-methyltransferase RsmG — translation MNPTSTDILLHYFPDLTPEQQQQFARLAELYVEWNSKINVISRKDMDNLMVNHLLHSLGIAKVVQFPAGTSVMDVGTGGGLPGLPLAILFPEVKFHLVDSIGKKIHVVEEIAKELRLHNVKASHTRAEQVHEKYDFIVSRAVARLATFYQWIQFSYKKESVPGQGLYYLKGGDLTEELAGSGLIHEVFDLSTYFQEEFFETKKVVYVPLHPTA, via the coding sequence ATGAACCCAACATCCACCGATATTTTACTTCATTACTTTCCAGACCTAACGCCAGAGCAACAGCAGCAGTTTGCGCGCCTCGCGGAGTTGTACGTGGAGTGGAATTCCAAAATAAACGTGATCTCCCGCAAGGACATGGATAACTTGATGGTGAACCACCTGCTGCATTCTTTGGGCATTGCCAAAGTGGTGCAGTTTCCGGCGGGGACTTCGGTGATGGACGTAGGAACCGGCGGTGGGTTGCCTGGTTTGCCTTTAGCCATTCTGTTTCCTGAGGTGAAGTTTCACCTGGTTGATTCAATAGGCAAGAAAATTCATGTAGTGGAGGAAATTGCAAAGGAGTTGCGTCTCCACAACGTGAAAGCCTCCCATACTCGCGCCGAACAGGTGCACGAGAAATATGATTTCATTGTGAGCCGCGCAGTAGCAAGATTGGCTACTTTCTACCAGTGGATTCAGTTCAGCTACAAAAAAGAATCAGTACCCGGCCAAGGGCTGTACTACCTTAAAGGCGGCGACTTGACCGAAGAACTTGCTGGGTCTGGGTTGATACACGAGGTGTTTGATTTGAGTACCTATTTTCAAGAAGAGTTCTTCGAGACGAAGAAGGTAGTGTACGTGCCGTTGCATCCAACCGCGTAA
- the cysK gene encoding cysteine synthase A has product MKAESILQTIGDTPVVRINKLFGPDAQVWMKLERANPGGSIKDRIALSMIEDAEQRGLLKPHSHIIEPTSGNTGVGLAMVAAVKGYEITLVMPESMSIERRRLMAAYGAHLELTPREKGMNGAIARAHELAAENENAWIPMQFENEANTRIHIETTAQEVLRDFPDGFDYMITGVGTGGHITGVGQVLKQKFPNLKVLAVEPTLSPVLSGGAPGPHPIQGVGAGFIPKIMDMSVLDGVIQVDPKDAFEYARRAAREEGMFVGISSGGSLAAVAQKIGEFDKGARILTFCYDTGERYLSVEGLFV; this is encoded by the coding sequence ATGAAAGCAGAAAGCATTTTACAAACCATTGGGGATACCCCTGTGGTACGCATCAATAAATTATTTGGTCCTGATGCCCAGGTGTGGATGAAGTTGGAGCGAGCCAACCCGGGAGGAAGCATCAAAGACCGTATTGCCTTGTCTATGATTGAGGACGCTGAGCAGCGCGGCCTTCTGAAACCACATAGCCATATTATTGAACCAACATCGGGTAACACCGGGGTAGGGTTGGCCATGGTTGCTGCTGTGAAAGGCTATGAAATCACCTTGGTCATGCCTGAGTCTATGTCTATTGAGCGCCGCCGCCTGATGGCTGCTTATGGAGCCCACCTGGAATTGACCCCTCGCGAGAAAGGCATGAACGGGGCCATTGCAAGGGCTCATGAGCTAGCCGCTGAAAACGAAAATGCCTGGATTCCCATGCAGTTTGAGAATGAGGCTAACACCCGCATCCACATAGAAACCACAGCCCAGGAAGTGCTTCGTGATTTTCCAGATGGGTTTGATTACATGATCACTGGGGTAGGTACTGGTGGGCACATTACTGGCGTAGGCCAGGTGTTAAAACAGAAATTCCCGAACCTAAAAGTATTGGCGGTTGAACCAACCTTGTCTCCGGTTTTGAGCGGAGGTGCCCCTGGACCACACCCCATCCAAGGGGTAGGCGCTGGTTTCATTCCGAAGATCATGGATATGTCTGTGTTAGACGGTGTAATTCAGGTAGATCCTAAAGATGCCTTTGAGTATGCCCGTCGGGCAGCCAGGGAAGAGGGGATGTTTGTGGGAATTTCTTCCGGTGGTTCACTGGCGGCAGTAGCTCAGAAAATAGGCGAATTTGATAAAGGAGCCCGTATTCTCACTTTCTGCTATGATACTGGTGAGCGGTATTTGTCAGTAGAAGGATTATTTGTGTAA
- a CDS encoding glycosyltransferase, which yields MDSVFIALDLTPYLSDSLFYLLLACVLVQLFYELYYFLPLAFHPKQEEVNPSALPPLSILVAAHNEVKNLQELLPLLIQQEYPQPLEIVVIDDRSWDGSHVLVKEYEMEHSHVRLLRVKETPYLMSPKKYALFLGIKAAQYEHLLFTDADCRPLSKRWALQMAHGFLNGKDIVLGVSPYMQIYGFLNHLIRFETFLTAMQYLSFAKKGQAYMGVGRNLAYTKSTFLRNKGFASHIRSLGGDDDLFVQEAAKHSAVQIVIDQDAQTNSTPETRWRNWWLQKRRHMAAGRQYQKKEQFRLGLFVLSNGLFYVISPVLLGLQYQPLWVGLIIGVRYAALYGSYLPVARRLQDPLAWWLLPILELGYYLNYIGIGISVLTTKKVRWK from the coding sequence TTGGATTCAGTTTTCATTGCCTTGGACCTTACGCCTTACCTTTCTGACTCTCTGTTCTACCTACTACTAGCCTGTGTGCTGGTGCAGTTGTTTTATGAACTCTATTATTTTCTGCCGCTCGCTTTCCATCCCAAACAGGAAGAAGTGAACCCATCTGCTTTGCCGCCCTTGTCAATTTTGGTGGCAGCCCACAATGAAGTGAAGAATCTTCAGGAATTACTACCGCTGTTAATACAACAGGAGTACCCGCAGCCGTTAGAAATTGTAGTGATAGACGATCGCTCCTGGGATGGGTCTCATGTGTTAGTGAAGGAATACGAAATGGAGCACTCCCACGTGCGCCTCTTGCGGGTGAAGGAAACCCCGTACCTGATGAGTCCTAAAAAATATGCGCTGTTTCTGGGCATTAAAGCCGCTCAGTATGAGCACTTACTGTTTACGGATGCCGACTGCCGACCTCTCTCTAAAAGATGGGCACTGCAGATGGCTCATGGGTTTTTAAACGGAAAAGACATCGTATTAGGCGTTTCTCCGTATATGCAGATATACGGATTTTTGAATCATTTAATCCGGTTTGAAACCTTCTTAACCGCTATGCAGTATCTGTCGTTTGCCAAGAAGGGGCAAGCGTACATGGGAGTGGGTCGTAATCTGGCGTATACCAAGTCAACGTTTCTACGTAATAAAGGCTTTGCCTCCCATATTAGGTCCTTGGGAGGGGACGATGATTTATTTGTGCAGGAAGCTGCCAAACATTCTGCCGTCCAGATTGTCATTGACCAGGATGCCCAGACAAACAGCACCCCGGAAACCCGGTGGCGCAACTGGTGGCTCCAGAAACGAAGGCATATGGCGGCAGGGCGGCAGTACCAAAAGAAGGAACAGTTCAGACTCGGACTTTTTGTCTTGTCAAATGGGCTATTTTATGTAATATCACCTGTTCTTTTAGGTTTACAGTATCAGCCGCTATGGGTTGGCCTCATTATTGGGGTAAGGTACGCGGCACTCTATGGCTCGTACCTGCCGGTGGCCCGCCGCCTGCAAGACCCTCTTGCCTGGTGGCTGTTGCCAATACTGGAACTGGGGTATTACCTCAATTATATAGGGATCGGGATCTCTGTTTTAACGACTAAAAAGGTAAGATGGAAGTAA
- a CDS encoding peptidylprolyl isomerase, with protein MKKHLRNATALLLLAVACRQPAQQSATSSVNKFSDATLRKIYTLQDERKTQDLLAFLDRPETMYRREASLAFGSAQDSTAIPALISLLQDPEAEVRKATAYALGQIGNASAEPALMEAYQKEQHVPARAEILEAWGKCATQNGLDMISRYTAQPVMQAAQAWAIYRAGQRKLNYTGAITKAADLLTSEQEEARLGAAHFLSRTAKVDPSPAKAQIFKVVQQDPSANVRMAAALALGKMTDTVGIASVVNQVLSKDADYRVRINAVRPLYQLPYAAVQAAAWNALSDKHPLVALSAAEYLTAKAPATEASRLLEAANKQPDWRVRATLFGAALASSPAEQKQAVSQQIQRRFASAKNPYEKAALLTALSKDPTQYAFIEEQTFKAAHPAISTSGIEALVSMRGQKNFDSKAAPTFNQLLQQAIQSGDVAIVGIAAGAIRNPDLNMKEAYADWSFLTQARDKLTLPRDIETYLELQKTLDYLEGKTSAPTPATPFSHPINWATVNKLQKNQKARIRTSKGDIMFELLVEDAPGSVANFVELLEQGFYNGKNYHRVVPNFVAQGGCPRGDGWGSTDYAIRSEFADLNYLEGYVGMASAGKDTESCQWFITHSPTPHLDGKYTIFARVIKGMDVVHQLNIGDTIEKVELVRQ; from the coding sequence ATGAAAAAACACCTCAGAAACGCCACTGCTTTGCTTTTGCTGGCCGTCGCCTGCCGGCAACCTGCCCAGCAGAGTGCTACCAGTAGCGTGAATAAATTTAGTGACGCGACCCTGCGCAAAATCTACACCCTTCAGGACGAACGTAAAACCCAGGACCTGCTCGCCTTCTTAGATCGACCAGAAACCATGTACCGTCGAGAGGCCTCTTTAGCTTTCGGCTCGGCGCAGGACAGCACGGCTATTCCAGCATTAATTTCTTTACTGCAAGACCCTGAAGCGGAAGTCAGGAAAGCGACGGCATATGCTTTAGGGCAAATTGGAAATGCTTCTGCGGAACCAGCCTTGATGGAGGCCTACCAGAAAGAGCAGCACGTACCTGCCAGAGCCGAGATCCTGGAAGCCTGGGGAAAATGTGCCACGCAGAATGGGCTGGACATGATCTCACGGTACACGGCACAACCCGTTATGCAAGCGGCGCAAGCCTGGGCCATTTACCGGGCCGGACAACGCAAACTGAACTACACAGGTGCCATCACCAAAGCCGCTGACCTTCTAACCTCTGAGCAGGAAGAAGCCCGTTTAGGAGCCGCGCACTTTTTGAGCCGCACGGCGAAGGTAGATCCAAGTCCGGCCAAAGCGCAGATCTTTAAAGTAGTGCAGCAGGATCCCAGTGCCAATGTGCGCATGGCCGCAGCCCTGGCTTTAGGGAAAATGACCGATACCGTGGGCATCGCCTCCGTTGTAAACCAAGTGCTGAGCAAAGACGCTGATTACCGCGTGCGGATTAATGCGGTGCGCCCGTTGTACCAGTTACCATACGCTGCCGTGCAAGCCGCCGCCTGGAACGCCCTGTCAGACAAACACCCGCTGGTAGCCCTTAGCGCAGCTGAGTACCTGACTGCCAAAGCCCCGGCCACCGAAGCTTCCCGGTTATTAGAGGCCGCCAATAAACAACCCGATTGGCGGGTACGGGCCACCTTGTTCGGAGCGGCATTGGCCTCTTCCCCGGCAGAGCAGAAGCAGGCCGTGAGCCAGCAAATTCAGCGACGGTTTGCCTCCGCAAAGAATCCGTATGAAAAAGCAGCGTTGCTTACCGCCCTTAGTAAAGACCCCACACAATATGCCTTTATTGAGGAGCAGACATTCAAAGCAGCGCATCCGGCCATCAGCACCTCGGGCATAGAAGCCCTGGTATCCATGAGGGGACAGAAAAATTTTGACTCGAAAGCAGCTCCTACTTTCAACCAGTTACTCCAACAAGCCATCCAGTCAGGAGATGTGGCCATAGTAGGCATTGCCGCCGGTGCCATCCGGAACCCTGACCTGAACATGAAAGAGGCTTATGCAGATTGGTCTTTCCTGACCCAAGCCCGCGACAAACTCACCCTGCCCCGGGACATTGAAACCTACCTGGAACTGCAGAAAACGCTGGACTACTTGGAAGGCAAAACTTCCGCTCCTACTCCCGCCACTCCGTTCAGCCATCCTATCAACTGGGCCACGGTGAATAAACTGCAGAAAAACCAGAAGGCCCGAATCCGTACCTCTAAAGGTGATATCATGTTTGAACTGCTGGTGGAAGACGCGCCGGGTTCGGTGGCGAACTTTGTGGAATTACTGGAGCAAGGCTTTTACAACGGAAAAAACTACCACCGCGTGGTGCCCAACTTCGTGGCACAGGGCGGCTGTCCGCGCGGCGATGGCTGGGGCTCCACCGACTACGCCATCCGCTCAGAATTTGCGGATCTGAACTACCTGGAAGGCTACGTGGGCATGGCCTCGGCGGGCAAAGACACCGAAAGCTGCCAATGGTTCATCACCCACTCTCCCACCCCGCACCTGGACGGCAAGTACACCATCTTCGCCCGCGTAATCAAAGGCATGGACGTGGTGCACCAGTTGAACATCGGCGATACGATTGAGAAGGTGGAGTTGGTGCGCCAATAA
- a CDS encoding DUF7151 family protein: MRKLYYYLIFSFTFLVLSCNNKESEPNPKTPTSLNKVIAEPVGANCSTGGSKIVTGLDSNYNGILDENEVTSTNYYCNADKQIRLPFPSENGYGTSTTEWYLIPEVSLRLIKFNKANFSNVDSITFTSNLRSNDGSTNCFVELLNLTDNTVISSSALKSNSPIYNLVESKNIFKELPNKEITLGVRMRSEQDGIYVQGHIFHLFLYRK; this comes from the coding sequence ATGCGTAAATTATATTACTATCTTATATTCTCTTTCACATTTCTGGTTTTAAGCTGTAACAATAAAGAATCGGAACCCAATCCTAAAACTCCTACTAGTTTAAACAAAGTCATTGCAGAACCAGTAGGTGCGAATTGCTCTACAGGTGGTTCAAAAATAGTAACTGGCTTGGATTCAAATTACAATGGCATTTTGGATGAGAATGAGGTTACATCCACTAATTACTATTGCAATGCTGACAAACAAATTAGACTCCCTTTCCCAAGTGAAAATGGTTATGGTACTTCAACAACTGAATGGTATTTGATACCTGAGGTTTCACTTCGCCTTATAAAGTTTAATAAAGCAAACTTTAGCAATGTTGATTCTATCACCTTTACGTCTAACCTTAGATCTAATGATGGAAGCACCAATTGTTTTGTAGAGTTACTCAATTTAACAGATAATACAGTAATTTCCAGTAGTGCCTTAAAGTCTAATTCACCAATATATAATCTTGTTGAATCAAAGAATATCTTCAAAGAGCTACCTAATAAAGAAATTACATTAGGGGTAAGAATGAGAAGCGAGCAGGACGGAATATATGTACAGGGACATATATTCCATTTATTTTTATACAGGAAATAA